GTATTCGTCGGCGGCTTCAGTGATCATCTTCTTCATCATTACGGTTTTCGCCATCCTCTATATCCGCTTCCTGGGGGTCACCAGTGACTGACATGGCCCACGACCAAGCCACACAGGCGATGCGCACGGCCGATCGCAAGAAGTCCGGTATCAAATGGAACCGGGTCGGCTTTTGGTTGCTCATCATTTTGATCGCCGCGTTCCTGCTGTTCCCGTTCTATTGGGCCATCAATTCGTCGTTCAAAACCGAGGCGCAACTGCGGATGACACCCGGTACGTTCATCCCCCGCGACCCCAATACCGGGGCGATGTCGTTCACCTTCCAGAACTACAGCGCCGTATTCGCCAACAAAACGTTCCTTGGAACGCTGCGCAATAGCGTCATCCTGGCAACAACGGTTACCACCCTGGCTCTTACCATCGGATCATTCGCAGGGTTTGCACTCGGCAAGCTTCGCTTCCGGGGCAAGACGCCCTCGCTGTATCTGATCCTTTCGATGACCATGTTCCCGCAGGTGGCAGTGCTCACCGGCCTGTACGCCGTGATCCAGAACCTGGGTATCTCGGCTCGTCCGTCAATGATCCTTTCATACATGCTGTTCACACTCCCATTTACCGTTTGGGTGCTGACCTCGTTCTTCAAGGCGCTACCAGACGACCTGATTCAATCTGCACAGGTCGATGGCGCGACACCGTTCCAGGCGTTCCGTCTGGTCCTACTTCCGTTGACCGCGCCCGCTTTGGTGACCACCGGGCTGCTGGCATTTATTGCTGCCTTCAACGAGTACCTGTTCGCCCTGACGTTCACGACCATCGAGCCAAACGCCCGGACGGTACCGGTTGGCATTGCCCTGTTCACCGGCCAAGTCGCCCGACAGGAACCATTCGGTGAGATCATGGCTGCGGCGGTGCTCGTGACCATCCCGCTCATCGTGCTCGTGCTGATCTTCCAGCGTCGAATCATCGGCGGCCTCACCGCAGGAGCCGTGAAGGGCTAAACAGCCGGAGTATTGGTCTTATCTGCGCGGCGAACTCGCATCGCATCCACCATGGCGATCGCCAAGAATGGAAGCGGAGCTCCCGCGAGGATTCCGGCCGCAGGCGAGATGCGTTGGACCACCAACGTGTAGAGCGCACAGATCATCACGGCCACCACCCGACTCAGGAGCGAATGAACCTCGTCACGGCGGAACGCCACGACCCCTCCCGCCCCGAACCCGGCCACAAGGGCTACCGGAAGATTCACAATCGAGATCGGGGCGGCAACCACCCCCCAGAGGACGGTCGCCAGAGCGGCGGCCCGGAAGCCGCGGGGGTGTTGGGACACAAGAGCGGCAACCACAAACACGCCGGGCACCAGACCAAGGCCAATGCCAATGATGCCACCGGCCAGGATCGTCTCCTCCCCCCTCCCGGTTGCAAACCCGAAAACGAACAGGATGAAGTCCATCACCATGAGCACCGTCGCCAGCGCGACCGCTACCCACCGTCGGGCCCGGGCTCTGCGTTCTTCGGGATCCAATGTCACCCCGGCACGGTAGTGGATCGGCCGAAGCCTCAGGCCAAACGAGGCCACCCATTACGCTCTAGCCTTGGCGTGCGGCGAGTCTCTGTGGCCAATAAGGAAGAAGTAACGATGACCGGTCAGGCGAATTCTGCGAACGATCTCACTGGACATGTCGCCCTGGTCACGGGCGCCAACCACGGCATCGGCGCAGCCACCGCCCGGCGCCTGGCGAGCGCCGGGGCCTCAGTTCTCATCACGTATTTGCGAGTTGAGGATCCGGTCGATCCAGGGACACCAGACCTGATCCGGCGTAACCGGGCCGGAAACGCAGATCAGGTCCTCGCCGCCATTGCGGAAGCCGCCGGATCAGCCCTGGCCATCGAAGCCGACCTTGCTGACGAAACGGCCATTTCGGGACTATTCGAGGCAGCCGAGCAGGCATTCGGTCCGGTCGACATTCTGGTCAACAACGCCACTGGCTGGGTCGCCGACACCTTCAAGAACGTCTCAGCGGACCGCCTCGGTCGCTTGCTGCGTCCAGTGTCATCCGCAACGTTCGACCAGCAGTTTGCGGTCGATGCTCGGGCCACGGCGCTGCTCATCGCCGAGTTCGCCAGACGCCACGTCGAGCACGAACTCGACTGGGGCCGCATCGTTGGCCTGACTTCGGGCGACCCACTCGGATTCCCCGAAGAGGTCTCCTATGGAGCGGCGAAAGCGGCGCTGGAGAACTTCACGATGTCGGCCGCCTTCGAACTAGCCGACCGGGGCATCACCGCCAATGTTGTCTACCCGCCAGTGACCGACACCGGGTGGGTCACCGACGAAGTCCGCCAGGTGGTCGACGAGAGTTTGACCCTGCTCCACGTCGCGGACCCTGAGGACGTGGCCGACGTCATCGCCTTCGTCGTCTCAGACCGGGCACGCCTGATCACCGGAAATGTGATTCACTTGCGCTGAGGTTCAGCCGGCAGCGGACATATCGAGCGGCTCGAACGACAGCAGCGGCGCGGGAATCCATCCTTCCTGCGGATTGGGACCGACCGTCTTGACAAGGTAAAAGTCGAGGACCGGATTCTCCGGATACAGGAGAATCCGGTCCTGCGTCCCATGCGGCGCCGATCCGGTGATGCTGAAACGCTGATGGCTGTACAGCAGAACAACGGACTGGAGCATTTGCCCATCGAACATCCCGTTCAGCCAGGCCATTGTGTCTGTCACTCCCCCACTTGACCGGTATCCCGCACACGGTCGGGTCGGGATTGTCGGGGAACGGAAGATCGGGGACGTCGGCGTCGCGCACCAGACCGGCCGAGATGGTCGAAGACGGGGCCGGCCGCTGAGTGGTCGATCGGGTCGGGCCGATTGGCGACAAAGACACTCACCAAACCGATGGCCACCGCGATGGCGAAGGAACCGGCGAACATGAGATACCTGCGGTTCTGGGAAGGCATCGTCATTTGCCCCAACCTCCAACCCCTGAGAGCTATTCCTCAGCACGGGCGAGTTGACGTATCCCGCGAGCCCATGACCGTGATCATATGCCATATCGGCCGGATCCTGGACCGACAGGTTTTGGCGTGTTCGACAAAACGTCCCGGGTCGACGCTCAACCAAACCAGCCGCGGATCAGACAGCCTGTGAGGCGTACCGACGTAAGATACGGCGGCCCAGGGACGTCTTGTGGACTTCGTCGGCACCGTCGTAGATGCGGGCGGCGCGCTCGTGGCGATACCAGTACGACAGGATCGTATCGTCGGTCACGCCCAGGGCGCCATGCACCTGGATGGCCGTGTCGACGGCTTTGAGCATTGTGTTGGCCACCGAGAACTTGATGGCCGAGATCTCATCACGGGCCGCTTTGGCTCCGTACCGGTCGATCATCCAGGCGGCATGCAGCGTCTGGAGACGGGCCCCGCGGATTTCGGCGTCGAGTTCAGCCACCCAATGCTGGATGGCCTGCTGATCGGCCAGGGTGTCACCATTCTCGTTGATCACCCGGTAGTTGGCCCGGGCGCACATGAGATCAAAAGAACGGCTCGCAATACCCAACCAGCGCATGCAATGGTGGATCCGACCTGGGCCGAGGCGTTCCTGGGCCATGGCGAATCCGGCCCCTTCGGTTCCGAGCAGGTTTGCCTGGGGCACCCGGCACCCCTGGTAGATGACCTCGGCGTGACTGGCATGACCGGACCCGGGATGGCCCATCATCGACACGTTGCGAACCAAGTTGAACCCGGGCGTGTCGGTGGGAACGAGAATCATGCTGGCCCGCTGATGGGGCGGGGCCTCGGGGTTGGTGACCGCCATCACAATCGCGAAGGCGGCCCCGTCGGCGGCGGTCGTAAACCATTTCTGCCCGTTGATCACATAGTCGGTGCCGTCTTTGACGGCAGTCGTGGCCATCATCGTCGGGTTCGAACCGGGCATTTCGGGTTCGGTCATCGAAAAACAACTGCGGATCTCTCCGGCGACGAGCGGACGCAGGAAACGTTCCCGCTGATCATCGGTGGCGTATGCATGAAGGATCTCAATGTTGCCGGCGTCGGGCGCCTGCACTCCGAACACGATGTGTCCGAGCGGGCTTCGGCCGAGCGCTTCGGATACGAGGCCATGTTCGAGCATGCTCAACCCCAATCCACCGAACTCGACCGGATGGTTGGGCGCCCACAGTTCCATCTGGCGAACCTTGTCCTGGGCGTGCCGCACCATCTCGTCGAGAGTCGCCTGGTCTCCGTGCAATAGTTCGCCTTCGAGAGGGATAACCTCCGTGTCCATGAACTGGCCGACCATGTCCAAAATGGTGGTCATCTTCTCCGAGATCTCGAAGTCCATACGCGTGCCATCCTCTGCTGCTCTAGGCGCCTGGGGTCACACTACGCCGATGGGCGCCTCACCCCAACGGCCCTTCGACCCGAACCCTCCCGCATTCGTCCCACGATCGGGGATACCCGGCCAGCTGCGGCGGCGACGATCTGTGACGGACGACTCTGGTGATGAAAATTGAGCTTCGGTAGGGTGGCCTCATGGCTACCAGACAGCAGGCAACACTTCGCGATCGAACCCCCTGGGACCCCTTGAACGGGCTCCGGGTTGGGGCTCTCACGGGCGGAGTCGTCGGCGGCCTGGTTTCGGTGGGCCTGAGCGTCACCCCTCTGGGACCGGTACTAATCGGTACGATCGGTGGTGGCGTCATTGGCTACCGGAGCGAAAAACGCAAGCAGAGCGGCCAAACCAAACCAACCCGGGAGTAGCACCATGAAGAACACCTTCACAACGGTTCAGGCTGAAGCGATCGCCGCCGAGATCGGCCTCGACTTCACCGACCATCGCTTCGATGTCGAGCAATTCCGGATGGGTCTCGAGGTCGAACTCGAACACGGAGATAAAGACGCCCTGACCGATGTCACCGGCAACGATCTGGCCGCCACCGGCAAGATCGCCTGGGCTCATCTCAACGAGTTCCCCGACTACTACACCCGGCTGGCTGATATGGAAGCCGAAGCGAAGGAATACTGGAACAGTCAGCCGCCTGCCTAGCCGAATCGCCATATTCTGACCATCGTTTGAGCCTGTCACAGACTGGTTCTGTTTGCCGTGCCATGGCGCAGAGATGGGCGTTCTGCCCGACAAGGCCACGCAGAGAAAACGTAGGATCACTACATGTCCTCTGCGAAGATGGCCACCGTCAAACAAGTCGGGGCTAACGCGCGAGTGCGCAATGGTGGTGATCGTGGATAATGACGATCCCCGGATACTCGAACCCGGTCACGCCCCGACGCCATTCACTGCCGACGAGATACGTTCTGGCTGTCCGGCCGGGCGGACGATGAAACTGCTCGTCGAAGCAGCGGTCGAACCCCCGTACCATCGACACATCAAATTCATCGAGGTCGACGACCGCGGCGCCACCCAGGATTTGTGGCGCACCACCCTTGACGGTCTCCCGTTGGGCGAAATCGACACGGTGTATTCGACGTGGGACGAACTTCAGAGGCATGCCTCATTCCGGGCGGCAGCGACGGCCATCGAATCCGAGTCCATCGACCTGGACACCGGCACGGTCGATTGCCTCCGCTACACGGTTCGCGAAGGCATCACCATCCACACGTTCTGGTTTGCCCCCACCCTCCCTGGCATGCCGGTCAAGTTCACCGCCCACGCCGACGACCGGCTGACCTACCTTTCGGTGATGATCGCCAACACGCCTCGTTAGACGGGTCGGTGACGGTCAAGTCGAGGCTTGGAGCTAGCTCAGGCTGCTCCAAAACGGGCCCGCCAAAGGGTTGTGGCAACACCGTGATGAAACACAGCTCCCCTAATTAGGAGTGAGTTCGTGGGCGGCACCACCAGCCATGAGATGCTCGACGCCGTCAGGAATGAGCATGGCCGACCCGGTGGCGGTCGCTACTTTGTTTCCATCGGCGTCCACCATCTCGGCCGTGGCAACCCGGAGCCGATGGCCACGATGTTGGACTTCGCCCCGGACCGTCAGGGTACGACCATCGAGCATGGGTGGCCTGAAGAACCGCACTTGCAGGTCGATCGATGCATTGAACTCGCCGGGCTCCAGGGTCGAGAAAATTGCGCCTTCGACGGCCGTATCGAGTGCCCACGAGATGGCCCCGCCATACATGGCGGGCATCCCGGCACTGAACCATGGACTGGCCGGCCATTCGAGGGTGTAGGTGCCGTCGCCCATCTCCACGGCTCTGTGGCCGGTCATGCGAGTCACGGGACCCACGTCGAGCTCGCCGGTTATCCATTGCTTGTCGAACACTTCTCGTGGGCCGTATTTACTGTGCTCATGCCACACATTGAGCGTGTCAGGTAGTGGCCTCAAGTATGGGTCGACCGGGTCACTGATTGGCGCGCCGGGAGGTATGACCTCCGCAGCACCTCCGCCGGGTATGTCGATGACGACGCATCGAGTCGAGGCGAAGGCCAGGAGCCGGCCATGCACGTCTTCGATGCGCGCTTCCGACAGGCCAAGACTGTTACCGAGGTGGACCGTCTGACCATGACCGATCAGCTTCTCCGCATCGGGGGTAGCCAGGCGGAGATAGCTCAAGGTCAGCTCGGAGGTCGTTAAGACTTTGCCGGGCGGGAGTCCGGTGAGCAGTGCGGTCCCGACGACCGCGTCGGAGAAGAACGCATATACCCCGCCCCATATGACGCCATAACGATCATGCATCCAATCCGTAACAGGCATCTCCCAGGTCACTGCGCCGGGGTCGGCTTGGGTAGGTCGAATACCCGTGAGGTGGTGAATCGGCGGCATCGCCGCGGTACCCGTAAC
This portion of the Acidimicrobiia bacterium genome encodes:
- a CDS encoding carbohydrate ABC transporter permease, encoding MRTADRKKSGIKWNRVGFWLLIILIAAFLLFPFYWAINSSFKTEAQLRMTPGTFIPRDPNTGAMSFTFQNYSAVFANKTFLGTLRNSVILATTVTTLALTIGSFAGFALGKLRFRGKTPSLYLILSMTMFPQVAVLTGLYAVIQNLGISARPSMILSYMLFTLPFTVWVLTSFFKALPDDLIQSAQVDGATPFQAFRLVLLPLTAPALVTTGLLAFIAAFNEYLFALTFTTIEPNARTVPVGIALFTGQVARQEPFGEIMAAAVLVTIPLIVLVLIFQRRIIGGLTAGAVKG
- a CDS encoding SDR family oxidoreductase, translated to MTGQANSANDLTGHVALVTGANHGIGAATARRLASAGASVLITYLRVEDPVDPGTPDLIRRNRAGNADQVLAAIAEAAGSALAIEADLADETAISGLFEAAEQAFGPVDILVNNATGWVADTFKNVSADRLGRLLRPVSSATFDQQFAVDARATALLIAEFARRHVEHELDWGRIVGLTSGDPLGFPEEVSYGAAKAALENFTMSAAFELADRGITANVVYPPVTDTGWVTDEVRQVVDESLTLLHVADPEDVADVIAFVVSDRARLITGNVIHLR
- a CDS encoding acyl-CoA dehydrogenase family protein, with protein sequence MDFEISEKMTTILDMVGQFMDTEVIPLEGELLHGDQATLDEMVRHAQDKVRQMELWAPNHPVEFGGLGLSMLEHGLVSEALGRSPLGHIVFGVQAPDAGNIEILHAYATDDQRERFLRPLVAGEIRSCFSMTEPEMPGSNPTMMATTAVKDGTDYVINGQKWFTTAADGAAFAIVMAVTNPEAPPHQRASMILVPTDTPGFNLVRNVSMMGHPGSGHASHAEVIYQGCRVPQANLLGTEGAGFAMAQERLGPGRIHHCMRWLGIASRSFDLMCARANYRVINENGDTLADQQAIQHWVAELDAEIRGARLQTLHAAWMIDRYGAKAARDEISAIKFSVANTMLKAVDTAIQVHGALGVTDDTILSYWYRHERAARIYDGADEVHKTSLGRRILRRYASQAV
- a CDS encoding PaaI family thioesterase; its protein translation is MQSFHDEPVRGVIGNFGLLALPGIETVRSMVTGTAAMPPIHHLTGIRPTQADPGAVTWEMPVTDWMHDRYGVIWGGVYAFFSDAVVGTALLTGLPPGKVLTTSELTLSYLRLATPDAEKLIGHGQTVHLGNSLGLSEARIEDVHGRLLAFASTRCVVIDIPGGGAAEVIPPGAPISDPVDPYLRPLPDTLNVWHEHSKYGPREVFDKQWITGELDVGPVTRMTGHRAVEMGDGTYTLEWPASPWFSAGMPAMYGGAISWALDTAVEGAIFSTLEPGEFNASIDLQVRFFRPPMLDGRTLTVRGEVQHRGHRLRVATAEMVDADGNKVATATGSAMLIPDGVEHLMAGGAAHELTPN